The Antarcticibacterium sp. 1MA-6-2 genome has a window encoding:
- a CDS encoding CPBP family glutamic-type intramembrane protease yields MGLIISKGINYFIKMLKEFSGFLKTGKTTDKENYFKDFFILFLIVFTIGILISLVKAYFYDLNIIDEEDFDSLNWGTFFSYVIVVPFIEEIIFRAPLVIPRSKIYSGLISLVLIFSSIIYLKNEIASAVLIILVIIIQILYLFNSKICLIINDFIKKYYLALIYLTSISFGLLHMLNYEAINVQTFISIIGRTIGGFYFAFIISKYSFSSSYLLHGKNNVIPFLVLVIAN; encoded by the coding sequence TTGGGACTGATAATTTCAAAAGGTATTAACTATTTTATAAAAATGCTAAAGGAATTCTCTGGGTTTTTAAAAACAGGCAAAACCACAGATAAAGAAAATTATTTTAAAGATTTCTTCATTTTATTTTTAATTGTTTTTACAATAGGAATTTTAATCAGTCTTGTAAAGGCATATTTTTATGATTTAAATATTATTGATGAAGAAGATTTTGATTCTTTAAATTGGGGAACATTTTTTAGTTACGTCATAGTTGTTCCTTTCATTGAGGAAATTATTTTTAGAGCTCCGTTGGTAATTCCAAGATCAAAAATTTATTCAGGATTGATAAGTCTAGTATTAATTTTCTCAAGTATAATTTATTTAAAAAATGAAATTGCGAGTGCCGTTTTAATAATATTAGTAATTATAATTCAAATATTATATTTATTCAACAGTAAAATATGCTTAATCATTAATGATTTTATTAAAAAATATTATTTAGCACTAATCTATCTAACATCTATAAGTTTTGGATTACTCCATATGCTAAATTATGAAGCAATAAATGTTCAGACTTTTATATCGATTATTGGAAGAACAATAGGCGGTTTCTATTTTGCATTTATAATATCGAAGTATAGCTTTAGTTCAAGCTATTTACTACACGGTAAAAATAATGTTATACCATTCTTAGTATTAGTAATAGCAAATTAA
- a CDS encoding retropepsin-like aspartic protease, whose protein sequence is MKRKTKRVVILVFVIILILFCVSIYNFISNKKILESAELAGALVTDTIPFDYSPSGHILIKIKINENDKSYPFILDSGASNLIFSKHASQFNLKERGASLSFGSNSRYFFASVNQLDRIKIGDLEFKNIGLKKTEFNFSCMDYVYGVIGIGIMRQLVWQIDFEKKIIVVSTKMNNLNFSDSKIELPLSENRISHHLKVPVKISNQDKPIDVLLDLGSNTSLSLKESYIRESSVIPDYKTIKGKSSEGLGDTDKSSEVSKYYLLDTLILGRSEYQINQVPAYANSQNINLLGLEILNKYKTTISWKDKSLILEPYSKAPSFIWETVGFAMNFTDKAVIVAVIEGSAADKHNLVVGSEVLAINGVSLKRDNFCSIQNSLRYRSSDTLELRIKHRGKIFNQELIKEPIFH, encoded by the coding sequence ATGAAGAGAAAAACAAAACGAGTTGTAATCCTGGTGTTTGTTATAATTCTTATTCTTTTCTGTGTATCAATATATAATTTTATTTCCAATAAGAAAATTCTAGAATCAGCTGAACTTGCAGGAGCGTTAGTGACTGACACCATTCCTTTCGATTATTCGCCGTCTGGTCATATATTGATAAAGATTAAAATCAACGAAAACGACAAATCTTATCCTTTCATCTTGGACAGTGGTGCCTCAAACCTGATATTCAGTAAACATGCTTCGCAATTTAATTTGAAGGAGCGAGGTGCAAGCCTGAGTTTTGGTTCAAATAGTCGTTATTTCTTTGCCTCAGTCAATCAACTTGACCGTATAAAAATAGGAGATTTGGAGTTTAAGAATATTGGTTTAAAGAAAACTGAGTTTAATTTTTCATGTATGGACTATGTTTATGGAGTAATAGGAATCGGGATTATGCGCCAGTTGGTTTGGCAAATAGATTTCGAAAAGAAGATAATTGTTGTTTCCACTAAAATGAACAATCTAAATTTCAGCGATTCTAAAATAGAATTACCACTTTCCGAAAATAGAATTAGCCACCACTTAAAAGTTCCTGTAAAGATTTCTAACCAGGATAAACCTATTGATGTTTTACTGGATTTAGGAAGTAATACATCTTTATCTTTAAAGGAATCTTACATAAGAGAAAGTTCTGTAATTCCGGATTACAAAACAATAAAAGGCAAATCCTCAGAAGGATTGGGAGATACAGATAAGTCTTCAGAAGTCTCGAAATACTATCTTTTAGATACATTAATACTGGGCAGATCCGAATATCAAATAAATCAAGTTCCGGCCTACGCTAATTCTCAAAATATCAATCTCTTAGGTTTAGAGATCCTAAATAAGTACAAAACCACCATTAGCTGGAAAGACAAGAGTCTAATATTGGAGCCATATTCAAAAGCTCCATCTTTTATATGGGAAACAGTTGGTTTTGCAATGAATTTTACAGATAAAGCAGTTATTGTAGCAGTAATAGAAGGATCTGCAGCGGACAAGCATAATTTGGTAGTGGGTTCAGAAGTTTTAGCAATTAACGGTGTTAGCCTAAAACGGGATAATTTCTGTTCCATTCAAAATTCTTTAAGGTATAGAAGTAGCGATACTCTTGAACTAAGGATTAAACATCGAGGGAAAATATTTAATCAGGAACTAATAAAGGAACCTATTTTTCATTAA